GGGAAGCAGACAGCGCCGCCGAAATGACAGCCTGAGTTAGAGTTCCATCTCCGTAGTCAGAACATACCACGGCATCTACGGAATTAATTTGTTCTTTAATATATTGAGACAACTGCACTTGCAAATCCAAGTCTGGCAAATCGTCCGATTTTCGGTCTAAGCGAACAATCTGCTGAGTCACCGATTGACGGGAATGACCAGAAATCCGCGTTTTAGTTACTGTTGGGCGATTGGAGTCAACAAAAATACCATCAGTATTGATTTGAGCAGCTTCCAGGTGACTACGTAGTGCCCTTCCCTGTTCATCTTTGCCTAAAAGCCCCACCGCTAAAACTTTTGCTCCCAGTCGAGCAAAGTTGTAAATTGCATTCGCCCCACCTCCTGGCACTTGCTTGGTGGTTTCATGGCGGAGAATTAACACTGGTGCTTCCCGAGAAATTCTTTCCACCTGACCAGTAAGAAACTCATCTAGAGTTAAATCTCCGATGACGAGCACCCGTGCAGAGGTGAATTTTTCCAACACGGAGAACAATCGGTCAGCCGAAGCACGCAGTTTAGGAGCAAAATCAGGGTCTAAAGACATATAAGGAGAGAGTACTTAACACACCAGCACATAATTTTACAATCTGGAGTGGGGGAAGTGGGGTTAATATATTTATCTCCCTCATCTCCCTTCAGTTCCCCCATTCCTCTTATTCCCGCCACTGCACCTGGATAAAATACGCTTGTCGTCCGCAAAGGTCTCGCGTACGTGTAATATTTTCAATTTTTAGGTTGAAGGGAATGGATGTTGTGAGGTAACGCTGTGCCAAAATACCAATGTCAGGGGCTAATTCAGCTGCTGTTGTCGCTGCCAACCCCAAACCTATTAGTTGCTCAATGGGTCCTCGTGGTAGCAGCAGATGCATTCCCACTGCTAGTCCAGCTGTCAGCACCATTGCTACTGATACATTTGTCCCACAACGGGGATGCACTGCCAAATCCCATTCTCCGTCAGTAAGGCGATGCAGGGCAAGTGTGACTGCACGTCGCAAATCGCTGATATTCACTTCACCATAGAGATAGAATCCCTGCTCCGTAGACAAACCGCCTAAGAGTTCGTTGTCAATTTGAAAATTGCTAGGGGTTCGTGTCGGAGCATGGACATTTTTTGATGCACTAAGAACCCAAACTGTAGCGTGTTCTAGCGCATGAACCTGCCGCAGCATCAAAATTTCTTTCAACCCTGGAATAAACGAGAGATGCCTAAGTAAATCAGCATCTTGTGTGGGCTGAGGTGCTATAAAATCAGAACTCAAAAAGTTAAAGGCAGACGAGCTACCTTGAGCAGAAGCAGAAGTATTCATTGCAACACTGCTCCCCAAGTAGATGGAGCAATATATCTTTCTTCTCAATGTAGCGTTTCAGCCCCTAGATTGTTGCTAAATTTTGTTGATTATTGGGGCTATTTGAATTTATTAAAGGCAAAATTTTCCTAAGGAGACATAGCTGCGACTAGGTTCTTCCGTCTTGAAAGCTGAGAAACCAGGGTTTCTATGCTTTATGGTTGAACCCTAAAAGGCGCTGGGTTGAGCCTTCTGTCGCGCTACTAGTATCCTCATGCGTACTGTTACAATGATTTCCAAGAGGAAACATCAATAATCTAAGATCCGAGGAAACACAACCTCTACCCAAGACGTATAATCCAGTACTCTGTGATGCTTGATTTTGAGAGGTTTACACTTATACGTAAGTTGTGAGGAGGAGAACAATAACTATTCGGTCAAATGAGCTTGGCAGTATGCTAACAATTTATCGATTTGTTCTGGTCAGGCAGAGGCAAAGGACAGCAATTTACATCATTCAAGCAGACTTTGCCCCAGTGCAAAGCCCACCGGACAAGAGCCACTCGATTATCAGTACCGGTCTTGGTGAGAATATTGCTGATATGGTTATCAACTGTACGCTTGCTGATTTCCAGTTTAGCTGCAATTTCTTGGTTAGTTAAGCCAGCGGCCACTAAGTCGATAATTTGCAGTTCTCTGTCTGACAGACTAACGGGGGTCTGAGACTCGCCACCAGCCATAGAGTTATTTTATCCTCCTTAGTATATGTACTTAATTGCTCTTTCTCATTCTAGAAGATTCTTTTGTGGGTAGGTGTTTCAAATCTAAGCATAAATACTCTTTTTGTAAGAAGTTAGAAGAAATAGAGTTTACGGAGTAGGAGAGGAAGGTAGCCACTGGGGTGTGACTGTCGTGGAAAAAAGAAGAATCAAGATTGAAAATTGAAAATATCCCTCACACCCTTATACTCCATAGCAGCCCTAAAACGGTAATATAAGTTAACAGATGCTGTATGAATTAAAACTTTAATATAAGATAACAACAGAACTTTTTCTGATGAAAAATAAGCCGTACGCAGCAATATCCACGGCTGATTTGGGTCCTAAAAATTGCTATTTAATTGTATGAACGACTGCCGACATAGTACCAGAAATTATTGTAGATTTTATACTGGCAATTCCTAATCCAAAATCTGAAATTCAATGAGCAATCCCCGTGTTTTGTGCCTGGGTGAAATTTTATTCGACCGTTTAGCCAATCAACTGGGGCGAAGGTTAGAAGAAGTTGAGTCGTGGACTGCCTACCCTGGGGGAGCACCTGCCAACGTCGCCTGTGCTTTGGTGAAGCTGGGGACACCAGCGGCATTTATCGGCTGTGTAGGTGAGGATGCACCAGGCAATGAACTGGTAAAGCTATTACAAGAAGTAGGTGTGGATACAACTGGAGTACAGCGCCATCCTACTTCCCCAACGCGGCAAGTAAATGTTGTGCGTTCCCTTGAGGGCGATCGCACTTTTGCCGGGTTTAAAGACTATGACACCACGGAATTTGCTGATACACGCCTCAAAGCCGATAAATTACCAAATAAATTATTTGACACAGCCGATTTTCTCGTTTTAGGTACTTTGGAACTCGCTTATCCTGAAAGTGGACAGGCAATACACCGTGCTCTGAAGCTAGCAGAACAGTACGATATCAAAATTTTGATGGATGTTAACTGGCGTCCTGTGTTTTGGACAAATCCTGACATCGCTCCACAAAAGATTCAAGAATTATTTAAGCAAGTAGATTTTCTCAA
The sequence above is a segment of the Mastigocladopsis repens PCC 10914 genome. Coding sequences within it:
- a CDS encoding carbohydrate kinase family protein, with protein sequence MSNPRVLCLGEILFDRLANQLGRRLEEVESWTAYPGGAPANVACALVKLGTPAAFIGCVGEDAPGNELVKLLQEVGVDTTGVQRHPTSPTRQVNVVRSLEGDRTFAGFKDYDTTEFADTRLKADKLPNKLFDTADFLVLGTLELAYPESGQAIHRALKLAEQYDIKILMDVNWRPVFWTNPDIAPQKIQELFKQVDFLKLSKEEAEWLFDTADPGAITYRLDSVEGVLVTDGENGCAYCLGENEGKLPAFSVPVVDTTGAGDSFVAGFIHQLLTHGIHSLNDSATVKRIVTYASASGALTTMKAGAIASQPTAAEVEAFLASHQLRE
- the rfaE1 gene encoding D-glycero-beta-D-manno-heptose-7-phosphate kinase, producing the protein MSLDPDFAPKLRASADRLFSVLEKFTSARVLVIGDLTLDEFLTGQVERISREAPVLILRHETTKQVPGGGANAIYNFARLGAKVLAVGLLGKDEQGRALRSHLEAAQINTDGIFVDSNRPTVTKTRISGHSRQSVTQQIVRLDRKSDDLPDLDLQVQLSQYIKEQINSVDAVVCSDYGDGTLTQAVISAALSASRTIVDAQKHLERYRGATLFTPNLPEAELAVGYAITDEATLTQAGQDLLALTHAQHILITRGEQGMTLFDREGSEYHIPAFNQTKVFDVTGAGDTVVAALTLGLTAGASAWEAAILGNLAASIVVRQFGTTTTTPQEMRVALQRLLEES
- the pedR gene encoding photosynthetic electron transport-dependent transcriptional regulator PedR, which gives rise to MAGGESQTPVSLSDRELQIIDLVAAGLTNQEIAAKLEISKRTVDNHISNILTKTGTDNRVALVRWALHWGKVCLNDVNCCPLPLPDQNKSINC
- a CDS encoding DUF6391 domain-containing protein, yielding MNTSASAQGSSSAFNFLSSDFIAPQPTQDADLLRHLSFIPGLKEILMLRQVHALEHATVWVLSASKNVHAPTRTPSNFQIDNELLGGLSTEQGFYLYGEVNISDLRRAVTLALHRLTDGEWDLAVHPRCGTNVSVAMVLTAGLAVGMHLLLPRGPIEQLIGLGLAATTAAELAPDIGILAQRYLTTSIPFNLKIENITRTRDLCGRQAYFIQVQWRE